From a single Silene latifolia isolate original U9 population chromosome 6, ASM4854445v1, whole genome shotgun sequence genomic region:
- the LOC141586915 gene encoding uncharacterized protein LOC141586915: MEKTHVTTFYVINLIYLILMILVVSISSLSQDGQALLSLISSENHTLKSSWDSSSSTPCSWKGITCSPQERVISLSLPNIFLNISSLPNQLSSLTSLQLLNLSSTNISGSIPSSLGRLYRLRLLDLSENNLSGFIPSELGQLSNLEFLYLNGNKLTGRIPVQLGNMTSLQVLCLQDNLLNGSIPSQLGSLMSLQQFRLGGNPYLTGEIPSQLGLLTNLTTFGVAATGLSGVIPSTFGNLVNLQTFAVYETEISGSIPPELGSCSELTNMYLHMNKLSGSIPAQLGMLQKLTSLLLWGNFLSGSIPKEISNCSSLVVLDLSANSLLGKIPGDLGKLVQLQQLHLSDNSLSGSIPWELSNCTSLITLQLDKNQLSGSIPWQIGNLKSLQSLILWGNSVSGTIPPAFGKCSELSTLDLSRNKLTGTIPDDIFGLTKLSKLLLLGNSFTGGLSPKVADCQSLVRLRLGENQLSGHIPREIGQLQNLVFLDLYMNHFSGSLPHEIGNITVLELLDVHNNHLTGEIPSQLGKLVNLEQLDLSQNSFSGQIPQSFGNFSYLNKLILNNNMLSGPIPKSIRNLQKLTLLDLSSNIFSGVVPPEIGFLTSLTISLDLSNNGLTGQIPESMSSLTQLQSLDLSHNMLSGKIVVLGLMTSLTSLNVSYNNFSGPIPVTPFFKTLTSNSFLKTNLCPSEDGSTCSSGPSKRNGLKSAKTVTYVIVILAALTMVLVLLWIVLSRNRRYIGGKPGGVSKGTDDFSYPWTFIPFQKPGFTIDNILDCLKDENIIGKGCSGVVYKADMPNGELIAVKKLWKTKKEDEIVDSFSAEIQILGHIRHRNIVKLLGYCSNKSTKLLLYNFIPNGNLQQLLENNRNLDWEIRYKIAVGSAQGLAYLHHDCVPPIIHRDVKCNNILLDSKCEAYLADFGLAKLMHSPNYHHAISRVAGSYGYIAPEYGYTMNITEKSDVYSYGVVLLEILSGRNAIENKMGDGLHIVEWVKRKMGSFEPAISVLDAKLQGLPDQMVQEMLQTLGIAMFCVNSAPSERPTMKEVVALLMEVKSPPEEWGKTSQPLIKQPPSQS, encoded by the exons atggaaaaaaccCATGTAACAACATTTTATGTGATAAACTTGATTTACTTAATTTTAATGATTTTAGTAGTATCAATATCAAGTCTTTCACAAGATGGACAAGCATTATTATCACTAATATCATCAGAAAACCATACATTAAAATCATCATGGGATTCATCATCATCAACTCCATGTTCATGGAAAGGCATAACATGTTCACCACAAGAAAGAGTTATTTCACTTTCACTTCCAAACATTTTTCTAAACATTTCTTCACTTCCTAACCAACTTTCTTCTTTAACTTCTTTACAACTTCTTAACCTTTCCTCCACCAATATCTCCGGTTCCATACCGTCTTCGTTAGGCCGGTTATATCGTCTCCGTCTCCTCGACCTTTCGGAGAATAATCTTTCGGGTTTTATTCCGTCGGAACTTGGACAACTTTCTAACCTTGAGTTTCTTTATTTGAATGGGAATAAGCTTACTGGTAGGATACCAGTTCAGTTGGGTAACATGACTTCTTTGCAAGTTTTATGCTTGCAGGATAATTTGTTAAATGGGTCTATTCCTTCACAGTTAGGGTCACTGATGTCGTTACAGCAGTTTCGATTAGGCGGTAATCCGTATTTAACAGGAGAAATCCCTTCTCAGTTGGGTTTACTTACTAATCTTACTACATTTGGAGTTGCTGCAACTGGTTTATCTGGTGTTATTCCCTCAACATTTGGGAACTTGGTTAACTTGCAGACATTTGCAGTTTATGAAACTGAGATTTCCGGATCGATTCCACCTGAACTCGGTTCCTGTTCTGAGCTTACCAATATGTATTTGCATATGAATAAGCTGTCGGGTTCGATTCCTGCTCAATTGGGCATGCTTCAGAAGCTTACCAGTTTGCTTTTGTGGGGAAATTTCCTGTCAGGTTCAATTCCGAAAGAGATTTCTAACTGTTCTTCGCTCGTAGTGCTTGATTTATCAGCTAATAGTTTGTTAGGGAAAATTCCTGGTGATTTGGGGAAGCTAGTTCAGTTACAGCAACTTCATTTGTCTGATAATTCGCTATCAGGGTCGATTCCGTGGGAGTTGAGTAACTGTACTAGTCTTATCACCCTGCAACTTGATAAGAATCAACTGTCAGGTTCAATTCCATGGCAAATTGGTAATTTGAAGTCTTTACAGAGCTTAATCTTGTGGGGGAATTCGGTTTCCGGGACTATCCCACCTGCTTTTGGGAAGTGCAGCGAGCTATCGACACTTGATTTGTCGAGAAACAAGCTCACTGGGACAATTCCAGATGATATTTTTGGTTTGACCAAGCTTAGCAAGCTTTTGTTGCTAGGAAATTCGTTCACTGGCGGGCTTTCTCCAAAAGTCGCTGATTGTCAGTCCTTGGTGAGATTAAGGCTGGGAGAAAACCAATTATCCGGGCACATTCCGAGGGAAATAGGGCAGTTGCAAAACCTCGTGTTTCTCGACTTGTATATGAATCATTTTTCTGGCAGccttcctcatgaaattggtaaTATAACAGTCTTAGAGCTACTGGATGTGCACAATAATCATCTTACAGGCGAGATCCCGTCTCAACTGGGGAAACTTGTGAATCTTGAGCAACTTGATCTTAGCCAAAATAGCTTCTCAGGACAAATTCCTCAGAGTTTCGGGAATTTCAGCTACCTGAATAAACTCATTCTAAACAACAATATGTTATCAGGGCCTATTCCGAAATCCATCAGAAACCTGCAGAAACTTACACTTCTTGATTTAAGCTCCAATATATTTTCTGGGGTAGTTCCACCTGAAATTGGCTTCTTGACTAGCTTAACCATTAGTTTGGATTTGAGCAATAATGGTTTAACAGGTCAAATCCCAGAATCCATGTCGAGTTTGACTCAACTTCAGTCACTTGACCTTTCTCACAACATGCTTTCAGGGAAGATTGTTGTCCTTGGTCTTATGACAAGCCTCACCTCTTTAAATGTCTCCTACAATAATTTCTCAGGGCCGATTCCTGTCACGCCTTTTTTTAAGACCTTAACTTCCAATTCGTTCCTTAAGACGAACTTATGCCCGTCTGAGGATGGGTCGACCTGCTCATCGGGTCCATCCAAGAGAAACGGGTTAAAGTCTGCTAAAACAGTTACTTATGTAATTGTGATATTAGCAGCTCTTACTATGGTACTTGTACTATTATGGATAGTTCTTTCACGAAATCGAAGGTATATAGGAGGCAAACCTGGTGGAGTTTCAAAGGGCACTGATGATTTCTCCTATCCATGGACTTTCATTCCTTTTCAAAAACCCGGCTTTACTATCGACAACATATTAGATTGTTTGAAAGATGAGAATATCATCGGAAAAGGATGTTCTGGAGTTGTCTATAAGGCTGACATGCCTAATGGGGAGTTGATTGCTGTcaaaaagctatggaaaacaaAGAAGGAAGACGAGATAGTGGACTCTTTTTCTGCAGAAATCCAAATTCTAGGGCACATTCGACATAGGAATATAGTCAAGCTTTTAGGCTATTGTTCTAACAAGAGTACAAAGCTTCTCCTGTACAATTTTATACCAAATGGAAACTTGCAGCAATTGTTGGAAAATAACAGGAATTTGGATTGGGAAATTAGGTATAAGATCGCGGTTGGATCAGCTCAAGGACTTGCTTACCTTCACCACGATTGTGTGCCTCCGATTATCCACAGAGATGTCAAGTGCAATAACATACTTCTGGATTCAAAATGTGAAGCTTATCTTGCAGATTTTGGATTGGCAAAGCTTATGCATTCTCCAAATTATCACCATGCTATCTCCAGAGTTGCAGGTTCCTATGGCTACATAGCTCCAG AGTACGGTTACACGATGAACATAACAGAAAAGAGTGACGTGTACAGTTACGGAGTAGTCCTGCTGGAAATCTTAAGCGGGCGAAATGCAATAGAGAATAAAATGGGAGACGGGCTTCACATTGTAGAATGGGTGAAAAGGAAAATGGGAAGCTTCGAGCCTGCCATTTCAGTGTTGGATGCAAAACTTCAAGGTCTTCCTGATCAAATGGTCCAAGAGATGCTTCAAACGTTGGGCATCGCGATGTTCTGTGTGAACTCGGCACCATCAGAGAGGCCAACCATGAAAGAAGTTGTGGCATTACTGATGGAAGTGAAGAGCCCACCTGAAGAATGGGGGAAAACTTCTCAACCTCTTATAAAACAGCCTCCTAGTCAAAGCTGA